Proteins encoded within one genomic window of Solenopsis invicta isolate M01_SB chromosome 10, UNIL_Sinv_3.0, whole genome shotgun sequence:
- the LOC105196656 gene encoding BTB/POZ domain-containing protein 1, which translates to MSLPCDWQTGKQKLSERGQHLLETGQWSDCNFIVGQEPQQQTLKGHKLFLAMSSPVFEAMFFGGMAEKNDPIPIRDVQPDAFKALLEYIYTDKVELGSFELACELCYCAKKYMLPSLVEECTKYLWCDLSPKKACRAYEFAKLFEEPVLMDKCLQIIRTKTDEVLKESSWEDVELGTLLKVLEQDDLQISSEIELFTAVERWAKSECSRKSLDPTNGKSLKSVIGNALLKIRFLSLTPQEFAEGPGMSPLLTKDEAFAILMNILCTGNKTPMPEGFCSTSNSRAKSAKTHSASLGHSTSMGLPMMTSRHIFAPYGNLNIPIRSGFLNDGESSSGTLRNTSPILVDASVNKDSGNLPTTSSTGVVVREGPKYYCLRSVVQQTDCLNTNVLDCSVTFSVDKNICVVGVQVPTQIAAASNFTHAIDADTSYTEILYAHLLDCDGTRLTYTHFTTKANFGTLVEITFNRPVYIQKHKIYRVGVVFNKAGWYPVGVCAQNMSCDSVFFSFGVGNTAHAVRDGLIRSIVFTYH; encoded by the exons ATGAGTCTACCCTGTGACTGGCAGACTGGCAAGCAAAAACTGTCGGAGCGTGGCCAACATCTGCTGGAAACTGGACAATGGTCCGACTGCAATTTTATCGTAGGTCAGGAACCCCAGCAGCAGACCCTCAAGGGTCACAAGTTGTTCCTGGCCATGTCCAGTCCAGTCTTCGAAGCCATGTTCTTTGGCGGCATGGCTGAGAAGAACGATCCAATACCGATAAGAGACGTTCAACCCGATGCGTTCAAGGCTTTGCTGGAATACATATATACGGACAAAGTTGAGCTAGGTTCTTTTGAATTGGCCTGTGAGTTATGTTATTGCGCCAAGAAGTACATGTTACCATCCTTAGTAGAGGAGTGCACCAAGTATCTGTGGTGTGACCTCTCGCCAAAGAAAGCATGTAGGGCGTATGAGTTTGCCAAACTTTTCGAAGAACCCGTACTCATGGACAAATGCCTGCAGATCATACGCACCAAGACGGACGAAGTATTGAAGGAGTCTAGCTGGGAAGATGTAGAGCTGGGGACGCTTCTCAAGGTCTTAGAGCAAGACGACTTGCAAATCAGCTCGGAGATCGAGTTATTTACTGCGGTGGAGCGATGGGCAAAGTCGGAGTGCTCTAGAAAATCTCTCGATCCGACAAATGGAAAATCTCTCAAATCCGTCATTGGAAATGCCCTTTTAAAGATAAGGTTTCTGAGCTTGACACCGCAAGAATTTGCCGAAGGTCCCGGCATGTCTCCGCTACTCACGAAAGACGAGGCTTTTGCTATATTAATGAATATCCTGTGTACTGGCAACAAGACTCCTATGCCCGAAGGTTTCTGCAGCACATCCAATAGCAGAGCGAAATCAGCCAAGACTCACTCCGCGAGTCTTGGGCACTCCACGAGTATGGGACTTCCC ATGATGACTTCGAGGCACATTTTTGCTCCTTACGGTAATTTGAATATCCCTATACGTTCTGGCTTTCTAAACGATGGAGAGTCCAGTAGCGGTACTCTACGGAACACGTCACCGATACTGGTGGATGCGAGCGTGAACAAGGACTCTGGTAACTTGCCCACGACCTCTTCCACAGGAGTAGTCGTACGCGAGGGACCAAAGTATTATTGTCTCAGATCGGTAGTTCAGCAAACTGATTGCTTAAATACAAACGTGTTGGATTGTTCCGTCACGTTCAGCGTGGATAAGAATATTTGTGTGGTTGGTGTACAGGTTCCTACGCAAATCGCGGCG gCAAGTAATTTCACTCACGCTATAGATGCTGATACATCTTATACCGAAATTTTGTACGCTCATCTTCTCGATTGTGATGGTACGCGGTTGACGTATACACATTTCACTACTAAAGCGAATTTTGGTACTCTTGTGGAAATTACTTTCAATCGACCAGTTTACATTCAGAAGCATAAG ATTTACCGAGTTGGCGTGGTATTTAACAAGGCTGGTTGGTATCCAGTAGGAGTTTGCGCCCAAAACATGTCCTGTGATTCCGTGTTCTTCTCCTTTGGCGTGGGTAATACTGCACACGCGGTTCGCGACGGTCTTATACGATCTATAGTTTTCACATATCATTAA
- the LOC105196657 gene encoding protein O-mannosyltransferase 1 isoform X3, with the protein MEVRRRRARLQDVGKRDADAVDADATIDQPGTLSRTDETDPNTSIENNKVNPCCSIEESKQFLSNNAVRARIKISLEIDLIAAILLITGICTRLYRLEEPRSIVFDELHYGKYVGLYMKRTFFFDSHPPLGKQLVSAAAYLAGFDGQFKFDRIGSPYSDAIPLYALRLVPAICGSLLIPTGYYLVLELSLKQWAAAIAGILLLLDNALLTQSRFILMESILMHFSLLGLLCIVKFRKVMDRPTSASWWIWLTLGIVNLTCALCVKYVGFYSMILAFFLIAHDYWSLLSRKTLSNTILWIHLLLRFVVLITVIAAVYLSIFYVHLAILSKAGPHDSVMTSAFQASLEGGLASITKGQPLEVTHGSQITLRHTYGRACWLHSHNQVYPLRYPDGRGSSHQQQVTCYSFKDVNNWWIVKKPDKNDLVVTKPSEPIRHGDVIQLVHGITSRALNSHDVAAPMTPQSQEVSCYIDYNVSMPAQNLWRVEITNRDHSGDVWHAIQSQVRLIHVHANGAEFALKFSGRQLPDWGFNQHEVVADRLMDQTNSIWNVEEHRYTKSEDQKQRERELISAEMIPLQATTLSFWEKFAELQVKMLFGGQEGQNSHMYSSGPLEWPFMSRGIAYWVSNDSNAQVHLLGNIVVWYSGTISMIIYVTLLIFYLMRRRRQCFDIPEKEWKKFVDNAYVLLAGYLIHFLPFLFVERTLFLHHYLPAFIFKVLLTAATIDHLHYLISIYRPAWSLSLYIVTFGIIAWVFFIIYVFKKFIVFSYGTSVLTAKDVIKLRWKDTWDFIVHKT; encoded by the exons ATGGAAGTCCGGCGCAGACGAGCGAGACTACAAGACGTCGGTAAGCGCGACGCCGACGCTGTCGATGCTGACGCGACGATAGATCAACCGGGAACGCTTTCCAGAACGGACGAG aCAGATCCAAATACTTcgatagaaaataacaaagtaAATCCATGCTGTTCCATCGAGGAATCAAAGCAATTTCTTTCGAACAATGCGGTTCGCGCTCGAATTAAGATCAGCCTAGAAATTGATCTGATAGCAGCGATTTTACTAATTACAGGCATTTGCACTCGCCTTTATCGCCTCGAGGAACCGCGCAGTATAGT cttTGATGAACTGCATTACGGCAAGTACGTCGGATTGTACATGAAGAGGACGTTCTTCTTCGATTCCCATCCACCTTTAGGAAAACAATTGGTCTCTGCAGCGGCGTACTTGGCAGGATTCGACGGGCAATTCAAGTTTGACAGGATCGGAAGTCCTTACAGCGACGCGATTCCGTTGTATGCGTTGCGCCTGGTACCAGCGATATGCGGCAGTTTACTAATCCCCACGGGATATTATCTTGTTTTGGAGCTGAGTTTGAAGCAGTGGGCTGCAGCGATTGCCGGAATTCTACTCTTACTTG ataatgcATTGTTGACACAGTCGAGATTTATACTAATGGAAAGTATCTTGATGCATTTCTCGTTGCTCGGCTTATTGTGCATTGTAAAATTTCGAAAAGTTATGGATCGACCGACATCCGCATCTTGGTGGATATGGCTGACGTTAGGCATCGTGAATTTAACGTGTGCACTAtg CGTCAAGTACGTTGGATTTTATTCAATGATTCTCGCGTTCTTCTTGATCGCTCACGATTACTGGTCCCTGCTCTCAAGAAAGACCCTGTCGAACACGATTTTATGGATTCATCTTTTATTAAGATTCGTTGTACTGATCACTGTTATTGCCGCGGTATATCTGAGTATATTCTACGTACATCTGGCGATACTCTCGAAGGCGGGACCGCACGACTCGGTAATGACGAGCGCGTTTCAAGCGAGTCTGGAAGGAGGACTCGCCAGTATCACGAAAGGACAACCTCTGGAAGTGACGCATGGTTCGCAGATCACTCTGCGACATACGTACGGCAGAGCCTGCTGGCTGCACAGTCATAATCAAGTGTATCCGTTGCGATATCCCGACGGTCGTGGCAGCTCTCATCAGCAGCAGGTCACTTGTTATTCGTTCAAAGACGTTAACAATTGGTGGATCGTCAAGAAGCCAGACAAGAACGATTTGGTAGTGACGAAACCCAGCGAGCCCATCCGCCACGGTGATGTGATTCAATTGGTACACGGAATCACGAGTAGAGCGTTGAATTCACACGATGTTGCAGCGCCAATGACACCGCAGAGCCAGGAAGTATCGTGTTACATCGACTACAATGTATCTATGCCGGCGCAGAACCTGTGGCGGGTGGAAATTACCAATAGGGATCACTCCGGCGATGTATGGCACGCGATTCAGAGCCAGGTGCGGCTGATACACGTGCACGCGAACGGAGCCGAGTTTGCGTTAAAGTTCAGCGGCAGGCAACTGCCCGACTGGGGTTTCAATCAGCACGAGGTTGTCGCGGACCGATTGATGGACCAGACCAATTCTATTTGGAACGTTGAGGAGCATCGATACACCAAGAGTGAAGACCAGAAGCAACGGGAACGGGAGCTGATCAGCGCGGAGATGATACCGTTGCAAGCGACCACGTTAAGCTTCTGGGAGAAATTCGCAGAGCTGCAAGTCAAGATGTTGTTTGGCGGCCAAGAGGGTCAGAACAGCCACATGTATTCCAGTGGACCTCTCGAATGGCCGTTCATGTCCCGCGGGATCGCATACTGGGTGTCTAACGACAGCAAT GCACAAGTGCATCTTTTGGGGAACATTGTGGTTTGGTACTCCGGTACGATCTCAATGATCATATATGTGACcctattgatattttatttaatgaggAGAAGAAGACAATGTTTCGACATTCCGGAGAAAGAATGGAAAAAGTTTGTCGATAACGCTTATGTACTGTTAGCTGGATACTTGattcattttttacctttcttaTTTGTTGAACGAACTTTGTTCTTGCATCATTATTTACCAGCTTTTAtcttcaaagttttattaacgGCAGCTACAATTGACCATCTACACTATTTAATTAG CATTTATCGTCCAGCATGGAGCCTTTCATTGTATATCGTTACATTCGGTATCATCGCTTGggtatttttcattatctacgTGTTCAAGAAATTCATTGTATTCAGTTATGGGACATCAGTTCTCACTGCCAAGGACGTGATAAAATTAAGATGGAAAGATACGTGGGATTTCATTGTACATAAAACGTAA
- the LOC105196657 gene encoding protein O-mannosyltransferase 1 isoform X2 produces the protein MPFSYIEQCDTNFLIRREKQTDPNTSIENNKVNPCCSIEESKQFLSNNAVRARIKISLEIDLIAAILLITGICTRLYRLEEPRSIVFDELHYGKYVGLYMKRTFFFDSHPPLGKQLVSAAAYLAGFDGQFKFDRIGSPYSDAIPLYALRLVPAICGSLLIPTGYYLVLELSLKQWAAAIAGILLLLDNALLTQSRFILMESILMHFSLLGLLCIVKFRKVMDRPTSASWWIWLTLGIVNLTCALWYKIILTIFFFIFLLFSIMIKAFLYSVKYVGFYSMILAFFLIAHDYWSLLSRKTLSNTILWIHLLLRFVVLITVIAAVYLSIFYVHLAILSKAGPHDSVMTSAFQASLEGGLASITKGQPLEVTHGSQITLRHTYGRACWLHSHNQVYPLRYPDGRGSSHQQQVTCYSFKDVNNWWIVKKPDKNDLVVTKPSEPIRHGDVIQLVHGITSRALNSHDVAAPMTPQSQEVSCYIDYNVSMPAQNLWRVEITNRDHSGDVWHAIQSQVRLIHVHANGAEFALKFSGRQLPDWGFNQHEVVADRLMDQTNSIWNVEEHRYTKSEDQKQRERELISAEMIPLQATTLSFWEKFAELQVKMLFGGQEGQNSHMYSSGPLEWPFMSRGIAYWVSNDSNAQVHLLGNIVVWYSGTISMIIYVTLLIFYLMRRRRQCFDIPEKEWKKFVDNAYVLLAGYLIHFLPFLFVERTLFLHHYLPAFIFKVLLTAATIDHLHYLISIYRPAWSLSLYIVTFGIIAWVFFIIYVFKKFIVFSYGTSVLTAKDVIKLRWKDTWDFIVHKT, from the exons ATGCCATTTTCATACATTGAACAGTGCGAtacgaattttttaattcgacGCGAGAAAcaa aCAGATCCAAATACTTcgatagaaaataacaaagtaAATCCATGCTGTTCCATCGAGGAATCAAAGCAATTTCTTTCGAACAATGCGGTTCGCGCTCGAATTAAGATCAGCCTAGAAATTGATCTGATAGCAGCGATTTTACTAATTACAGGCATTTGCACTCGCCTTTATCGCCTCGAGGAACCGCGCAGTATAGT cttTGATGAACTGCATTACGGCAAGTACGTCGGATTGTACATGAAGAGGACGTTCTTCTTCGATTCCCATCCACCTTTAGGAAAACAATTGGTCTCTGCAGCGGCGTACTTGGCAGGATTCGACGGGCAATTCAAGTTTGACAGGATCGGAAGTCCTTACAGCGACGCGATTCCGTTGTATGCGTTGCGCCTGGTACCAGCGATATGCGGCAGTTTACTAATCCCCACGGGATATTATCTTGTTTTGGAGCTGAGTTTGAAGCAGTGGGCTGCAGCGATTGCCGGAATTCTACTCTTACTTG ataatgcATTGTTGACACAGTCGAGATTTATACTAATGGAAAGTATCTTGATGCATTTCTCGTTGCTCGGCTTATTGTGCATTGTAAAATTTCGAAAAGTTATGGATCGACCGACATCCGCATCTTGGTGGATATGGCTGACGTTAGGCATCGTGAATTTAACGTGTGCACTAtggtataaaataattcttacaatctttttctttattttcctctTATTTTCGATTATGATTAAGGCATTTCTTTACAGCGTCAAGTACGTTGGATTTTATTCAATGATTCTCGCGTTCTTCTTGATCGCTCACGATTACTGGTCCCTGCTCTCAAGAAAGACCCTGTCGAACACGATTTTATGGATTCATCTTTTATTAAGATTCGTTGTACTGATCACTGTTATTGCCGCGGTATATCTGAGTATATTCTACGTACATCTGGCGATACTCTCGAAGGCGGGACCGCACGACTCGGTAATGACGAGCGCGTTTCAAGCGAGTCTGGAAGGAGGACTCGCCAGTATCACGAAAGGACAACCTCTGGAAGTGACGCATGGTTCGCAGATCACTCTGCGACATACGTACGGCAGAGCCTGCTGGCTGCACAGTCATAATCAAGTGTATCCGTTGCGATATCCCGACGGTCGTGGCAGCTCTCATCAGCAGCAGGTCACTTGTTATTCGTTCAAAGACGTTAACAATTGGTGGATCGTCAAGAAGCCAGACAAGAACGATTTGGTAGTGACGAAACCCAGCGAGCCCATCCGCCACGGTGATGTGATTCAATTGGTACACGGAATCACGAGTAGAGCGTTGAATTCACACGATGTTGCAGCGCCAATGACACCGCAGAGCCAGGAAGTATCGTGTTACATCGACTACAATGTATCTATGCCGGCGCAGAACCTGTGGCGGGTGGAAATTACCAATAGGGATCACTCCGGCGATGTATGGCACGCGATTCAGAGCCAGGTGCGGCTGATACACGTGCACGCGAACGGAGCCGAGTTTGCGTTAAAGTTCAGCGGCAGGCAACTGCCCGACTGGGGTTTCAATCAGCACGAGGTTGTCGCGGACCGATTGATGGACCAGACCAATTCTATTTGGAACGTTGAGGAGCATCGATACACCAAGAGTGAAGACCAGAAGCAACGGGAACGGGAGCTGATCAGCGCGGAGATGATACCGTTGCAAGCGACCACGTTAAGCTTCTGGGAGAAATTCGCAGAGCTGCAAGTCAAGATGTTGTTTGGCGGCCAAGAGGGTCAGAACAGCCACATGTATTCCAGTGGACCTCTCGAATGGCCGTTCATGTCCCGCGGGATCGCATACTGGGTGTCTAACGACAGCAAT GCACAAGTGCATCTTTTGGGGAACATTGTGGTTTGGTACTCCGGTACGATCTCAATGATCATATATGTGACcctattgatattttatttaatgaggAGAAGAAGACAATGTTTCGACATTCCGGAGAAAGAATGGAAAAAGTTTGTCGATAACGCTTATGTACTGTTAGCTGGATACTTGattcattttttacctttcttaTTTGTTGAACGAACTTTGTTCTTGCATCATTATTTACCAGCTTTTAtcttcaaagttttattaacgGCAGCTACAATTGACCATCTACACTATTTAATTAG CATTTATCGTCCAGCATGGAGCCTTTCATTGTATATCGTTACATTCGGTATCATCGCTTGggtatttttcattatctacgTGTTCAAGAAATTCATTGTATTCAGTTATGGGACATCAGTTCTCACTGCCAAGGACGTGATAAAATTAAGATGGAAAGATACGTGGGATTTCATTGTACATAAAACGTAA
- the LOC105196657 gene encoding protein O-mannosyltransferase 1 isoform X1, whose protein sequence is MEVRRRRARLQDVGKRDADAVDADATIDQPGTLSRTDETDPNTSIENNKVNPCCSIEESKQFLSNNAVRARIKISLEIDLIAAILLITGICTRLYRLEEPRSIVFDELHYGKYVGLYMKRTFFFDSHPPLGKQLVSAAAYLAGFDGQFKFDRIGSPYSDAIPLYALRLVPAICGSLLIPTGYYLVLELSLKQWAAAIAGILLLLDNALLTQSRFILMESILMHFSLLGLLCIVKFRKVMDRPTSASWWIWLTLGIVNLTCALWYKIILTIFFFIFLLFSIMIKAFLYSVKYVGFYSMILAFFLIAHDYWSLLSRKTLSNTILWIHLLLRFVVLITVIAAVYLSIFYVHLAILSKAGPHDSVMTSAFQASLEGGLASITKGQPLEVTHGSQITLRHTYGRACWLHSHNQVYPLRYPDGRGSSHQQQVTCYSFKDVNNWWIVKKPDKNDLVVTKPSEPIRHGDVIQLVHGITSRALNSHDVAAPMTPQSQEVSCYIDYNVSMPAQNLWRVEITNRDHSGDVWHAIQSQVRLIHVHANGAEFALKFSGRQLPDWGFNQHEVVADRLMDQTNSIWNVEEHRYTKSEDQKQRERELISAEMIPLQATTLSFWEKFAELQVKMLFGGQEGQNSHMYSSGPLEWPFMSRGIAYWVSNDSNAQVHLLGNIVVWYSGTISMIIYVTLLIFYLMRRRRQCFDIPEKEWKKFVDNAYVLLAGYLIHFLPFLFVERTLFLHHYLPAFIFKVLLTAATIDHLHYLISIYRPAWSLSLYIVTFGIIAWVFFIIYVFKKFIVFSYGTSVLTAKDVIKLRWKDTWDFIVHKT, encoded by the exons ATGGAAGTCCGGCGCAGACGAGCGAGACTACAAGACGTCGGTAAGCGCGACGCCGACGCTGTCGATGCTGACGCGACGATAGATCAACCGGGAACGCTTTCCAGAACGGACGAG aCAGATCCAAATACTTcgatagaaaataacaaagtaAATCCATGCTGTTCCATCGAGGAATCAAAGCAATTTCTTTCGAACAATGCGGTTCGCGCTCGAATTAAGATCAGCCTAGAAATTGATCTGATAGCAGCGATTTTACTAATTACAGGCATTTGCACTCGCCTTTATCGCCTCGAGGAACCGCGCAGTATAGT cttTGATGAACTGCATTACGGCAAGTACGTCGGATTGTACATGAAGAGGACGTTCTTCTTCGATTCCCATCCACCTTTAGGAAAACAATTGGTCTCTGCAGCGGCGTACTTGGCAGGATTCGACGGGCAATTCAAGTTTGACAGGATCGGAAGTCCTTACAGCGACGCGATTCCGTTGTATGCGTTGCGCCTGGTACCAGCGATATGCGGCAGTTTACTAATCCCCACGGGATATTATCTTGTTTTGGAGCTGAGTTTGAAGCAGTGGGCTGCAGCGATTGCCGGAATTCTACTCTTACTTG ataatgcATTGTTGACACAGTCGAGATTTATACTAATGGAAAGTATCTTGATGCATTTCTCGTTGCTCGGCTTATTGTGCATTGTAAAATTTCGAAAAGTTATGGATCGACCGACATCCGCATCTTGGTGGATATGGCTGACGTTAGGCATCGTGAATTTAACGTGTGCACTAtggtataaaataattcttacaatctttttctttattttcctctTATTTTCGATTATGATTAAGGCATTTCTTTACAGCGTCAAGTACGTTGGATTTTATTCAATGATTCTCGCGTTCTTCTTGATCGCTCACGATTACTGGTCCCTGCTCTCAAGAAAGACCCTGTCGAACACGATTTTATGGATTCATCTTTTATTAAGATTCGTTGTACTGATCACTGTTATTGCCGCGGTATATCTGAGTATATTCTACGTACATCTGGCGATACTCTCGAAGGCGGGACCGCACGACTCGGTAATGACGAGCGCGTTTCAAGCGAGTCTGGAAGGAGGACTCGCCAGTATCACGAAAGGACAACCTCTGGAAGTGACGCATGGTTCGCAGATCACTCTGCGACATACGTACGGCAGAGCCTGCTGGCTGCACAGTCATAATCAAGTGTATCCGTTGCGATATCCCGACGGTCGTGGCAGCTCTCATCAGCAGCAGGTCACTTGTTATTCGTTCAAAGACGTTAACAATTGGTGGATCGTCAAGAAGCCAGACAAGAACGATTTGGTAGTGACGAAACCCAGCGAGCCCATCCGCCACGGTGATGTGATTCAATTGGTACACGGAATCACGAGTAGAGCGTTGAATTCACACGATGTTGCAGCGCCAATGACACCGCAGAGCCAGGAAGTATCGTGTTACATCGACTACAATGTATCTATGCCGGCGCAGAACCTGTGGCGGGTGGAAATTACCAATAGGGATCACTCCGGCGATGTATGGCACGCGATTCAGAGCCAGGTGCGGCTGATACACGTGCACGCGAACGGAGCCGAGTTTGCGTTAAAGTTCAGCGGCAGGCAACTGCCCGACTGGGGTTTCAATCAGCACGAGGTTGTCGCGGACCGATTGATGGACCAGACCAATTCTATTTGGAACGTTGAGGAGCATCGATACACCAAGAGTGAAGACCAGAAGCAACGGGAACGGGAGCTGATCAGCGCGGAGATGATACCGTTGCAAGCGACCACGTTAAGCTTCTGGGAGAAATTCGCAGAGCTGCAAGTCAAGATGTTGTTTGGCGGCCAAGAGGGTCAGAACAGCCACATGTATTCCAGTGGACCTCTCGAATGGCCGTTCATGTCCCGCGGGATCGCATACTGGGTGTCTAACGACAGCAAT GCACAAGTGCATCTTTTGGGGAACATTGTGGTTTGGTACTCCGGTACGATCTCAATGATCATATATGTGACcctattgatattttatttaatgaggAGAAGAAGACAATGTTTCGACATTCCGGAGAAAGAATGGAAAAAGTTTGTCGATAACGCTTATGTACTGTTAGCTGGATACTTGattcattttttacctttcttaTTTGTTGAACGAACTTTGTTCTTGCATCATTATTTACCAGCTTTTAtcttcaaagttttattaacgGCAGCTACAATTGACCATCTACACTATTTAATTAG CATTTATCGTCCAGCATGGAGCCTTTCATTGTATATCGTTACATTCGGTATCATCGCTTGggtatttttcattatctacgTGTTCAAGAAATTCATTGTATTCAGTTATGGGACATCAGTTCTCACTGCCAAGGACGTGATAAAATTAAGATGGAAAGATACGTGGGATTTCATTGTACATAAAACGTAA